Proteins encoded within one genomic window of Dyadobacter chenhuakuii:
- a CDS encoding SRPBCC family protein, which yields MDSEQKTQVIEIERQFNVSVEELFKAWTEAEHLKQWWHPMGASLTDVKNELKEGGAVEYYVGDSGLEITGTYSEVVPNEKLAYSWVWNMSDEGSESGYKLDITFSPDGEGSKLKVVQEGFSGPEFLKPHEEGWEKGLDDLESYLSSGTGKTDSDAQNSGEVNVNAQSDNAGQDATAQDNLKSAENMTDRSGGYNEDPDQVKVGGG from the coding sequence ATGGATTCGGAGCAAAAAACACAGGTGATTGAAATTGAGCGACAATTTAATGTAAGTGTGGAAGAACTTTTCAAAGCCTGGACTGAGGCGGAACATTTGAAACAATGGTGGCACCCGATGGGCGCTTCGCTTACGGATGTCAAAAATGAGCTGAAAGAAGGCGGCGCAGTAGAATATTACGTGGGCGATTCAGGTTTGGAAATTACAGGGACTTACAGTGAAGTTGTTCCAAACGAGAAGCTGGCCTACTCATGGGTCTGGAATATGAGTGATGAAGGATCTGAAAGTGGTTATAAACTGGATATCACATTTTCCCCTGATGGTGAAGGCAGCAAATTGAAAGTTGTGCAGGAAGGATTTTCCGGTCCTGAATTTCTGAAACCCCATGAAGAAGGCTGGGAAAAGGGCCTGGACGATCTGGAATCGTATCTTTCTTCCGGCACCGGCAAAACGGACTCGGACGCACAAAACTCCGGCGAGGTGAATGTTAACGCTCAGTCTGATAATGCTGGTCAGGATGCAACTGCCCAGGATAATTTAAAAAGTGCAGAAAACATGACCGACCGTTCCGGAGGCTATAACGAAGATCCCGACCAGGTAAAAGTAGGCGGTGGGTGA
- a CDS encoding PAS domain-containing sensor histidine kinase: MAGQANSFDTDNNLEIQRLNLALESAGIGTWELDFLSNNIRVCQRTKNLFQLAGSDIIDLQLLLDQIYTEDVVAFHNEISNALQQPAPHSFSVKLRTTGWQGRRWVLCKAQSHATANGVTRLLGSFIDITNNVEDSTAKTEAQKAYEESEAKLRTVIESAPAAIGLFVGRDLIVEMPNQAFIDIVGKGPDIVGRPLRDVMPELENQAFLKILDDVYTTGVTFQSFGTQVNIVQQGVMTFNKYDITYSPVYDRDGNVYAVLDIAIDVTNRVNLEERIKESQMQLLELFEQSPVGIAIIGKENLTFTMANPFYGRLVGRKPEDIIGKPLMEAIPEIEGQGFDALLQGVIDTGVPYISKEQPVDLAIDGVIQTIYVDLAYQPQRDQAGNINGVFVVATDMTKQVLSRKQIEETETFLRGAIELAELGTYSIDLATGIFDYSDRLKFWFGVEKEDTITFEKVYAAISKEDLPAVVEAVNRAFAPGSDGHFDMEYTMDAEQTGFARILHAQGKVLYDENGKPVSMIGTAQDVTIQREIKNTLEAQVQQRTQQLEVMNEELASLNEEYRATNDELADSNLLLQQSNVNLQQFAYVASHDLQEPLRKIQSFSDLLAKRYSENLGDGLTYLQRMQSSAKRMSDLIEDLLSFSRITAHNEVIEKVFLNKVINDVLNDLELVITETSAQIFVQDLPVIEGDRMQLNQLFLNLISNALKFRKPDVPPVIQITGKILNNAQLPASAKVLRTSNLYYQIEVSDNGIGFEQQYADRIFQLFQRLHGRSQYSGTGIGLAICERVAANHGGSITVTSEEGAGATFTIFLPA; the protein is encoded by the coding sequence ATGGCAGGCCAGGCTAATTCATTTGATACTGATAATAACTTAGAAATACAACGTCTCAATCTCGCCCTTGAATCCGCTGGCATAGGTACTTGGGAACTGGATTTCCTGAGTAATAATATTCGTGTATGCCAACGGACCAAAAATCTTTTCCAGCTTGCCGGCAGCGATATCATTGACCTACAACTACTTCTGGATCAAATATATACGGAAGACGTCGTTGCATTTCATAACGAAATTTCCAATGCATTGCAGCAGCCTGCACCACATTCATTTTCCGTAAAACTTCGCACGACTGGTTGGCAAGGCCGTCGCTGGGTGCTTTGTAAAGCGCAATCGCACGCCACCGCTAATGGTGTGACCCGGCTGCTGGGCAGTTTCATCGACATTACGAATAATGTTGAGGATTCAACCGCAAAGACAGAAGCCCAGAAAGCATATGAAGAAAGTGAGGCGAAACTGAGAACTGTAATTGAATCCGCCCCGGCCGCAATAGGCTTGTTTGTGGGGCGTGACCTCATTGTGGAAATGCCCAACCAGGCATTTATTGATATAGTTGGAAAAGGACCGGATATTGTTGGACGGCCGCTGCGGGACGTAATGCCGGAACTGGAAAACCAGGCTTTCCTTAAAATACTGGACGATGTGTACACGACTGGTGTAACATTTCAAAGCTTTGGCACCCAGGTCAATATAGTTCAGCAGGGCGTGATGACTTTTAATAAATACGACATTACCTACTCCCCGGTATACGACCGAGATGGCAATGTATACGCAGTTCTGGACATCGCCATTGACGTCACCAACCGGGTTAACCTCGAAGAACGCATTAAAGAAAGCCAGATGCAGCTGCTGGAATTGTTTGAGCAGTCGCCGGTTGGCATCGCTATTATAGGTAAGGAAAATCTGACTTTTACAATGGCTAACCCTTTCTACGGAAGGCTGGTGGGCCGGAAACCGGAAGACATTATCGGCAAACCGCTGATGGAAGCCATTCCTGAAATTGAGGGACAAGGGTTTGACGCCCTGCTGCAAGGTGTGATTGACACCGGTGTTCCCTATATTTCAAAAGAGCAGCCTGTGGATCTTGCCATCGATGGCGTGATTCAAACCATTTATGTGGATCTGGCGTATCAGCCGCAGCGCGACCAAGCCGGTAACATTAACGGCGTATTCGTAGTTGCGACGGACATGACTAAACAGGTGTTAAGCCGGAAGCAGATTGAAGAAACCGAAACATTTTTGCGTGGCGCCATTGAACTGGCTGAGCTGGGCACCTACTCCATCGACCTGGCGACCGGCATTTTTGACTATTCCGACCGATTGAAATTTTGGTTCGGTGTTGAAAAGGAGGATACCATTACATTTGAAAAAGTATACGCTGCCATTTCCAAGGAGGATCTGCCGGCTGTTGTAGAAGCCGTAAACCGCGCCTTCGCTCCGGGATCAGACGGGCATTTCGACATGGAATATACCATGGATGCTGAGCAAACAGGTTTTGCCAGGATTCTTCATGCGCAAGGCAAAGTGCTTTATGACGAGAACGGAAAGCCGGTTAGTATGATCGGCACTGCGCAGGATGTGACGATCCAGCGGGAAATTAAGAATACGCTCGAAGCGCAGGTGCAACAGCGTACGCAGCAGCTTGAAGTGATGAACGAAGAGCTTGCATCTCTGAATGAGGAATACCGTGCAACCAATGATGAGCTTGCGGACTCGAATCTGTTGTTGCAGCAATCCAATGTGAATCTCCAGCAATTCGCTTACGTGGCTTCCCATGATTTACAGGAACCGCTCCGCAAGATCCAATCCTTTTCCGATCTGCTGGCAAAGCGATATTCAGAAAACCTGGGCGATGGCCTGACTTACCTGCAGCGTATGCAGAGTTCTGCCAAACGCATGTCCGATCTGATCGAAGACTTGCTATCCTTTTCGCGAATTACAGCTCATAATGAGGTCATTGAAAAAGTATTCCTCAATAAGGTTATCAATGATGTGCTGAATGATCTGGAATTGGTCATCACGGAAACATCCGCACAAATTTTCGTGCAGGACCTGCCTGTGATCGAAGGCGACCGGATGCAGTTGAACCAGCTGTTCCTTAACCTTATCAGTAACGCGCTGAAATTCAGGAAGCCGGATGTGCCGCCGGTAATCCAGATTACCGGAAAGATCCTTAATAATGCTCAGTTGCCCGCTTCTGCGAAGGTGTTGCGCACCTCTAATTTGTACTATCAGATAGAAGTTTCGGATAATGGGATCGGTTTTGAACAACAATATGCAGACCGGATATTCCAATTATTCCAGCGCCTGCACGGCAGAAGCCAGTATTCAGGCACGGGGATTGGGCTGGCCATTTGCGAACGGGTGGCAGCCAATCACGGCGGAAGCATTACCGTTACCAGTGAAGAAGGCGCGGGAGCAACATTCACTATTTTCCTGCCTGCCTGA
- a CDS encoding cation:proton antiporter, which produces MELYYSFSALIVLSAIFSYINSRFLKLPPSIGVMVIALLVSLGLIATDTIFPRTFLRITTLIGSVDLTEILMGAMLNFLLFAGAIHIHLEDLREQRLPIIIFSTLSVLMSTFIIGFLIYYLLPLTGLHVPLIQCLVFGALISPTDPIAVLGILKQAGVPKSIETKIAGESLFNDGMAVVIFILMLALARGEEVNTTFGGITMLFVKEALGGIALGLALGFVGSKMIYKVDGYNVHVLITLAIVMGGHLAAQALHMSGPLAMVAAGLVVGNYGKNPGAVSDMERDYIDKFWELIDEILNAILFLIIGFELLLIPDLKRFMTAGMIAIVVVLLARFISIYLPVKFIPFRNKFGKKSIAILVWGGLRGGVSIALALSIDKDLNKDIFLAITYFVVLFSIIVQGLTVGKLAKRFPEEEEIA; this is translated from the coding sequence ATGGAGTTATACTATTCCTTTTCGGCCTTAATTGTCCTCTCGGCCATATTTTCGTACATCAATTCACGGTTTCTCAAACTGCCGCCTTCCATCGGCGTTATGGTCATTGCCTTGCTCGTTTCGCTTGGTCTGATCGCTACGGACACCATTTTCCCGCGAACGTTTCTGCGCATTACAACCCTCATCGGCAGTGTGGACCTAACGGAAATTCTCATGGGCGCCATGTTGAATTTTCTGCTATTTGCAGGTGCAATCCACATTCACCTTGAAGACCTGCGCGAGCAGCGGCTCCCGATCATTATCTTTTCCACGCTCAGCGTGCTGATGTCAACCTTTATCATCGGTTTTCTAATCTATTATCTGTTGCCACTGACCGGCCTGCACGTGCCACTGATCCAATGTCTCGTCTTCGGTGCATTGATCTCCCCTACGGATCCGATCGCGGTTTTAGGGATTTTGAAACAGGCTGGCGTACCCAAATCCATAGAGACCAAAATTGCGGGTGAATCGCTTTTTAATGATGGGATGGCCGTTGTGATCTTTATCCTGATGCTCGCCCTTGCGAGAGGCGAAGAAGTGAACACTACTTTTGGCGGCATTACGATGCTTTTTGTAAAGGAAGCATTGGGTGGGATTGCGCTGGGACTCGCGCTCGGATTTGTGGGATCTAAAATGATTTACAAAGTCGATGGCTATAATGTACATGTTCTGATCACGCTGGCAATCGTCATGGGTGGACATTTAGCGGCGCAGGCATTGCATATGTCAGGCCCGCTTGCGATGGTTGCAGCGGGACTTGTTGTGGGTAACTATGGTAAAAACCCCGGCGCGGTTTCCGACATGGAACGCGATTACATTGATAAGTTCTGGGAATTGATTGATGAAATCCTGAACGCCATTCTTTTCCTTATTATCGGCTTTGAATTATTGCTGATTCCTGATCTGAAAAGGTTTATGACAGCCGGAATGATCGCCATTGTGGTGGTGTTGCTCGCACGTTTTATTTCCATTTATCTTCCGGTGAAATTTATTCCGTTCAGAAATAAGTTTGGAAAAAAATCAATTGCAATCCTCGTTTGGGGTGGCCTGCGAGGGGGTGTTTCTATTGCTCTGGCGCTATCGATCGATAAGGATCTGAATAAGGATATCTTCCTGGCCATCACTTACTTCGTCGTTTTGTTCTCGATTATCGTTCAGGGACTTACGGTTGGAAAATTAGCGAAAAGATTTCCGGAAGAAGAGGAAATTGCCTGA
- the msrA gene encoding peptide-methionine (S)-S-oxide reductase MsrA, translated as MSTEKAILAGGCFWGVEELFRQQPGVISTVVGYTGGDVPNATYRNHGTHAEGIEIVYDPEKLSYRALLEYFFLIHDPTTRNRQGNDIGTSYRSAIFYLDETQREVAETLIAEMEASGIWPGKIVTEVVPAGDFWNAEEEHQDYLQKHPGGYTCHFERPSWKLS; from the coding sequence ATGAGTACTGAAAAAGCCATTTTGGCAGGAGGTTGCTTCTGGGGAGTAGAAGAACTTTTCAGACAACAACCAGGCGTTATTTCAACAGTGGTAGGATATACGGGCGGCGACGTTCCTAATGCGACTTACCGGAATCATGGAACACATGCGGAAGGAATCGAGATCGTATATGATCCTGAAAAACTAAGTTATCGCGCGCTTCTTGAATATTTTTTCCTGATCCATGATCCGACCACAAGGAATCGGCAGGGCAATGACATAGGGACTTCTTATCGATCAGCTATTTTTTACCTGGACGAAACGCAACGGGAAGTTGCAGAAACGTTGATCGCTGAAATGGAGGCATCGGGCATCTGGCCTGGAAAAATTGTTACGGAAGTTGTTCCTGCGGGTGATTTTTGGAATGCAGAAGAAGAACATCAGGATTACCTGCAAAAACATCCGGGAGGATATACCTGCCATTTTGAAAGACCCAGTTGGAAACTGAGTTAA
- a CDS encoding FG-GAP repeat domain-containing protein, with the protein MTRMRRFLPVFILLFFLMACHAKKENNAAELKEPPVSTQSGRELAATHCSRCHAFVPPEILGKSNWKKVLPDMHERMGPILAKADWQKIEQYFISQSPDSVAPPIRASKIRMGLGHFKYRETTFSHRPAMTSLVKILPNNRGVVYSDAKGKNNVLTFLKPDLSENYSMRLESTPIDFYEKGEELYLTMIGNGIFPTNARDGAVQRLVKNGSEKGFKSGNVAISNLQRPVSMAYGDLNKDGFEDVVACEFGNENGQLAWFENNGRGGYDKHVLREKPGAVSAVMKDANRDGLMDIYVLMAQADEGVFLYMNKGSGKFEERRLLSFMPLNGSQHMELADFNKDGFDDIIYVCGDNADKTPILKNYHGIYIFLNDGKSNFRQSYFYQMNGAYKALARDYDLDGDLDIAAISFFPDYARYPEESFIYLKNKGNLKFEDYSFPEATKGRWMTMDAGDMDADGDVDLVLGSFVHFLPLGDQTGLGQKWLQEGPSVIVLENKIR; encoded by the coding sequence ATGACCCGTATGAGACGATTTTTGCCTGTCTTTATTCTGTTGTTTTTTCTCATGGCGTGCCATGCTAAAAAGGAAAATAATGCGGCTGAATTGAAGGAGCCGCCCGTTTCCACGCAGTCGGGCAGGGAATTGGCGGCGACGCATTGCAGCCGGTGCCATGCATTTGTGCCGCCGGAAATATTGGGAAAATCAAACTGGAAAAAAGTGCTTCCCGACATGCACGAGCGCATGGGCCCAATCCTGGCCAAAGCCGACTGGCAAAAGATCGAGCAATATTTTATCTCTCAGTCGCCGGACTCTGTTGCGCCGCCGATCCGGGCAAGTAAGATCCGAATGGGTTTGGGCCATTTCAAATACAGGGAAACAACATTTTCCCACCGGCCGGCCATGACTTCCCTGGTGAAGATCCTGCCTAATAACCGCGGCGTCGTATATAGTGATGCGAAAGGCAAAAACAATGTGCTCACTTTCCTGAAACCCGACCTGAGTGAAAATTACAGCATGCGCCTGGAATCGACGCCAATTGACTTTTATGAAAAAGGAGAGGAGCTGTATCTGACCATGATCGGCAACGGGATCTTTCCTACCAACGCCCGCGACGGTGCAGTGCAAAGGCTCGTTAAGAATGGCTCTGAAAAAGGCTTCAAATCAGGCAATGTTGCCATTTCCAATTTACAGCGGCCTGTTTCGATGGCTTATGGTGATCTTAATAAAGACGGTTTTGAAGATGTTGTGGCGTGTGAATTTGGCAATGAGAACGGGCAGCTGGCCTGGTTTGAAAACAATGGCCGCGGCGGTTATGACAAACATGTGCTCCGGGAAAAACCCGGCGCGGTCTCGGCGGTGATGAAAGATGCCAATCGGGATGGCTTAATGGACATTTACGTCCTCATGGCGCAGGCGGATGAAGGCGTTTTCCTTTACATGAATAAGGGTTCGGGGAAGTTTGAGGAAAGGCGGTTGCTGTCCTTCATGCCCCTCAACGGCTCGCAGCATATGGAACTCGCCGATTTTAATAAAGATGGTTTTGACGACATTATCTATGTGTGCGGAGACAATGCGGACAAAACACCCATTTTGAAAAACTACCATGGCATTTACATTTTCCTTAACGACGGAAAATCCAATTTCCGCCAGTCCTATTTTTACCAGATGAATGGCGCTTACAAAGCACTGGCGCGGGATTATGACCTCGATGGCGATCTCGACATTGCTGCCATTTCGTTCTTCCCGGATTATGCGCGTTACCCCGAAGAGAGTTTTATTTATCTGAAAAATAAAGGAAACCTGAAATTTGAAGATTACTCATTTCCCGAAGCGACTAAAGGCAGATGGATGACTATGGACGCCGGTGATATGGATGCGGATGGCGATGTGGATCTCGTTTTGGGATCATTCGTCCATTTCCTGCCGCTGGGGGATCAGACAGGTCTGGGGCAAAAATGGTTGCAGGAAGGGCCTTCTGTAATTGTCCTGGAAAACAAAATCCGGTAA
- a CDS encoding pentapeptide repeat-containing protein: MNLSIEPSTRQNNHFENVFIAEEDLQDRTWINCEFIRCNFQGSDLSGNNFIECHFTDCDFTQTKLNGTGFREVVFSNCKINDVNFSVCNPFIFSFSFNECVLDHADFHETNLNKTSFKKCSLIGTNFEETDLTEAIFENCDLDGARFIDSILEKTDFRTAHNFNIDPTLNRLKRSKFSGSNLIGLLQRYKLDVEYN, from the coding sequence ATGAACCTATCCATTGAACCGTCCACTCGCCAGAACAACCATTTTGAAAATGTATTTATTGCCGAAGAAGATTTACAGGACCGGACCTGGATTAACTGCGAATTTATCAGGTGTAATTTTCAAGGCAGTGACCTGAGCGGCAACAACTTTATTGAGTGTCACTTTACGGATTGCGATTTCACTCAAACCAAGCTAAATGGCACAGGTTTTCGTGAAGTTGTATTTTCAAATTGCAAAATAAATGACGTCAATTTCTCCGTTTGCAATCCATTTATTTTCTCCTTTTCATTCAATGAATGTGTATTGGATCATGCCGATTTTCATGAGACCAATCTGAATAAAACAAGCTTTAAAAAATGCTCATTAATAGGCACCAATTTTGAAGAAACAGATTTAACCGAAGCAATTTTCGAAAATTGCGACCTGGATGGGGCCAGATTTATCGATTCAATTTTAGAAAAAACGGATTTCCGAACTGCGCATAATTTCAACATAGACCCCACATTGAACAGATTAAAAAGATCTAAATTCTCCGGCTCTAACCTCATAGGACTTTTGCAGAGATATAAGCTGGATGTTGAATATAATTAG
- a CDS encoding PQQ-dependent sugar dehydrogenase: MLASLVVSCKDGDSLWDSIIPETDEEPTSTQIEGYVFYPAVQGATDANIAQLRVPAGFKINKFADGVGKPRILVADANGHIYASDREAGIVMLLTDANNDGVSDGVKTVATIKQAHGLSLHKGKMYIVAVREVYVADVNGDGTLGVPKILIDDLPDGGQHPNRTIAFGPDNKMYISVGSTCNSCPEPNPENATMLRAEEDGSNRKIFAKGLRNTIGYAWHPETNALWGMDHGIDWLGDDEQKEEVNQIAQGADYGWPYIYGEGKYNPGDRPKGDTTYKQYLQKTTLPALTYQAHSAPMAMAFYSGAMFPGEYKNDAFVAMRGSWNRSEPVGYKIVRMHFENGKPVRFDDFVTGFIMNNNKAHFGRLVGVTVHKDGSLLFSDDTNGVIYRVSYQ, encoded by the coding sequence ATGCTGGCATCGCTGGTTGTCAGCTGCAAAGACGGCGATAGCTTATGGGATTCGATCATCCCGGAAACAGACGAAGAACCGACGTCAACACAAATTGAAGGTTACGTATTTTATCCAGCCGTACAAGGCGCGACCGATGCGAACATTGCCCAGCTTCGTGTTCCCGCAGGGTTTAAGATCAACAAATTTGCTGACGGCGTTGGCAAACCAAGGATTTTGGTTGCTGATGCGAACGGGCACATTTATGCATCCGATCGCGAAGCCGGAATTGTGATGTTGCTGACAGATGCCAACAATGACGGTGTTTCGGACGGTGTAAAAACAGTCGCTACCATTAAGCAGGCACACGGACTCTCATTGCACAAGGGCAAAATGTACATTGTGGCAGTTAGAGAAGTATATGTTGCTGATGTGAATGGCGACGGAACACTGGGAGTTCCCAAAATCCTGATTGACGATCTGCCTGACGGAGGCCAGCATCCCAACCGGACGATTGCGTTTGGTCCTGATAACAAAATGTACATTTCAGTCGGCAGCACCTGCAACTCCTGTCCTGAACCAAATCCCGAAAACGCAACCATGTTGAGAGCGGAGGAAGATGGCTCGAACAGGAAAATATTTGCAAAAGGACTTCGTAATACAATCGGTTATGCCTGGCATCCCGAAACCAACGCGCTTTGGGGAATGGACCACGGCATCGACTGGCTTGGAGACGATGAGCAAAAGGAAGAGGTGAACCAGATCGCGCAGGGAGCGGATTACGGCTGGCCGTACATTTACGGTGAAGGCAAATACAACCCCGGCGATCGCCCGAAGGGGGATACAACTTACAAGCAATATCTTCAAAAGACCACGCTTCCCGCACTGACTTATCAGGCACATTCAGCGCCGATGGCCATGGCCTTTTATTCAGGTGCAATGTTCCCGGGTGAATATAAAAATGATGCGTTTGTTGCCATGCGCGGCTCCTGGAACAGAAGTGAGCCAGTAGGGTATAAGATCGTAAGGATGCATTTCGAAAATGGGAAACCCGTAAGATTTGACGACTTCGTGACAGGCTTTATCATGAACAACAACAAAGCGCATTTTGGTCGCTTGGTGGGAGTTACGGTTCATAAAGACGGCTCGCTGCTGTTTTCTGATGATACCAATGGCGTGATCTACCGGGTTTCTTACCAGTAA
- a CDS encoding ABC transporter permease — translation MNAPQPPRWAKILLRWLHPHNTLEEVEGDLDELYAYWVLRSGKTQAILRYVLNVVSVLPPFVRRRQSKTNYEQSFFLNPAMLKNYFKIAWRNIIRQKAYSILNIAGLSIGMACSILILLWVQNELSYDRFHAHANRLVRLTCAAGDFKAAVSPAGMAGGLRAQMPQIETAVRVSKPVTNLMEAGDKKFQEKRVFFADSNFLQVFSFPLLKGNAATALKDPGALLITEEMAKKYYGNGEALGQIIRINNKENFTIAGILANAPANSHLQFDFIIPMATLAKTDWDLQNDVWGNFNFYTYFRLTENTDITPSGLQKLGVQISKIHFAHGKDSGQTLKVDFQLQPLQDIHLHSNLQIDLPGHGNVQYVNIFFVVALFILAVACINFMNLATARSERRSKEVGLRKVVGAGRYQLIIQFLGESLIFSFLSLFIAIGIVFIILPVFKNLTGKELGIHLTDGKLLVSLAGIAILTGLIAGSYPALFLSGFAPVKVLKGKMRVAGGNLLFRNGLVVTQFVVAIVLLVGTAVVYKQLNFIKNRNLGFDKSSLLYMPMTGDIWAKQQALKTTLAQNPMTENFSIISDLPTALISGSTDVVWDGQTANNQIVIPSLNVDENFTSVFKTKILAGRSFSSEFKSDSANYVINEKAMQIMGMNIQNAVGKNLTMSDEKGTIIGVVKDFHFKSLQYAMEPLILRLNKWGGVVVVRTKPGSTEAAISELGKISQQLNPAYPFTYGFLDKDLDNLYQSEKQMGSIFNLFAGLAIFISCLGLYGLSAFMAEQRKKEIGVRKVLGATVTGVVALLSQDFLKLILIAIVVASPIAWYAMDSWLQDFAYQTTMDWWVFVLAGLIAASIALLTVSFQSIKAALMNPVKSLRSE, via the coding sequence ATGAATGCACCACAGCCTCCGCGTTGGGCGAAAATATTGCTTCGCTGGCTGCACCCGCACAACACACTCGAAGAAGTGGAAGGAGATCTCGACGAGCTTTACGCGTACTGGGTCCTTCGCAGCGGAAAAACGCAGGCGATACTGCGCTATGTCCTGAATGTAGTTTCCGTCCTGCCGCCATTTGTTCGCCGCCGCCAAAGTAAAACCAACTATGAACAATCATTTTTCCTGAACCCTGCCATGTTAAAAAATTACTTTAAAATCGCCTGGCGCAACATTATCCGCCAAAAAGCTTACTCCATCCTAAACATTGCCGGACTTTCCATCGGAATGGCATGCAGCATTCTCATCCTGCTTTGGGTACAAAATGAGCTTAGCTATGATCGTTTTCATGCACACGCCAACCGTCTCGTCAGGCTTACCTGCGCGGCAGGTGATTTCAAAGCGGCGGTTAGTCCTGCCGGAATGGCGGGAGGGTTGCGGGCGCAAATGCCTCAGATTGAGACTGCTGTAAGGGTCAGCAAGCCGGTTACCAACCTGATGGAAGCAGGTGACAAGAAATTTCAGGAAAAACGTGTCTTTTTCGCGGATTCTAATTTCCTGCAAGTATTTTCTTTCCCCTTGTTAAAAGGAAATGCCGCAACCGCATTGAAAGACCCGGGTGCGCTGCTGATCACGGAGGAGATGGCTAAAAAATATTACGGAAACGGGGAGGCCTTGGGTCAGATCATCCGCATCAACAATAAGGAAAATTTTACCATTGCAGGCATTCTGGCCAATGCACCTGCGAATTCACATTTGCAATTCGACTTCATTATCCCAATGGCAACCCTGGCCAAAACCGACTGGGATTTGCAGAACGACGTTTGGGGGAATTTCAACTTTTATACCTATTTCAGACTGACTGAAAATACCGACATTACGCCTTCCGGTTTGCAAAAATTAGGTGTACAGATCAGCAAGATCCATTTTGCGCACGGTAAGGACAGCGGCCAAACATTGAAAGTTGATTTCCAGTTGCAGCCATTACAGGATATCCATTTACACTCCAATTTACAGATTGATTTGCCCGGACATGGTAATGTGCAGTATGTCAATATATTTTTCGTTGTCGCCCTATTTATCCTGGCTGTGGCCTGCATCAACTTCATGAATCTGGCAACGGCACGTTCCGAACGCAGATCGAAGGAAGTCGGATTGCGGAAGGTTGTAGGCGCAGGTCGTTATCAGCTGATTATTCAGTTTTTAGGAGAGTCTCTTATCTTCTCGTTTCTCTCTCTTTTTATCGCCATCGGCATTGTTTTCATTATTCTACCTGTTTTCAAAAATCTTACCGGAAAGGAATTGGGAATTCATTTAACGGATGGGAAATTGTTGGTGAGCCTGGCGGGTATCGCCATTCTTACCGGTCTGATTGCCGGAAGTTATCCTGCGCTTTTCCTGTCGGGATTTGCGCCTGTAAAAGTGCTGAAAGGGAAAATGAGGGTTGCCGGGGGGAATTTGCTGTTCAGGAATGGGCTTGTCGTGACGCAGTTCGTCGTGGCGATTGTGCTGCTGGTCGGCACCGCCGTGGTTTACAAACAATTGAATTTTATCAAAAACCGTAATCTTGGTTTTGACAAATCAAGTCTCCTTTACATGCCGATGACGGGCGACATCTGGGCAAAGCAACAAGCATTAAAAACCACATTAGCCCAGAATCCGATGACAGAAAATTTTTCAATTATTTCGGACCTCCCAACGGCGCTTATTTCGGGCTCGACAGATGTTGTGTGGGATGGGCAGACTGCGAACAACCAGATCGTCATTCCATCATTGAATGTTGATGAAAATTTCACATCGGTTTTTAAAACCAAAATCCTGGCAGGACGTAGTTTTTCCAGCGAATTCAAAAGTGACAGTGCCAATTATGTGATCAATGAAAAAGCCATGCAGATCATGGGCATGAACATTCAGAACGCTGTCGGGAAGAATCTTACGATGTCAGATGAGAAGGGAACGATTATCGGGGTTGTGAAAGATTTTCATTTCAAATCGCTTCAATACGCGATGGAACCGCTGATACTGCGGCTGAATAAATGGGGAGGCGTAGTTGTGGTCCGTACAAAGCCGGGCAGTACGGAAGCGGCCATCAGCGAGCTGGGAAAGATCAGTCAGCAACTCAATCCGGCCTATCCCTTCACATATGGTTTTCTGGATAAAGACCTCGACAACCTGTATCAGAGCGAGAAGCAAATGGGCAGCATTTTCAATCTTTTCGCCGGACTGGCCATTTTCATCTCGTGCCTTGGTCTTTACGGCTTATCTGCATTCATGGCCGAACAGCGGAAAAAAGAAATCGGCGTACGAAAAGTGCTTGGAGCAACTGTAACCGGCGTAGTGGCATTGCTCTCACAGGATTTTCTTAAATTAATACTTATTGCCATCGTTGTGGCGTCTCCCATTGCCTGGTATGCAATGGACAGCTGGTTACAGGATTTTGCTTATCAAACGACCATGGATTGGTGGGTGTTTGTACTAGCCGGGTTAATCGCCGCCTCCATTGCATTGCTGACCGTCAGTTTCCAGAGCATTAAGGCAGCATTGATGAACCCGGTCAAAAGTTTGCGGAGTGAATAA